A single genomic interval of Pochonia chlamydosporia 170 chromosome 7, whole genome shotgun sequence harbors:
- a CDS encoding ubiquitin-protein ligase (Asi3) (similar to Cordyceps militaris CM01 XP_006665614.1): MTRNAPLLEDLFWAGPRIFMKLGSYITFSDQAGGTADRLASPLGAGMPSDGSQPSWYNLLEPNPSFASATRISVPIGDSNVDTPATRLSLDSARGLGSVFGYATSKWAVSTIAMAIILNRTHIFAATRRRLRFQWHTRLLVRSLPIILLAFQSLHLLHSIQCQTSPNFNQLRWGLANKTSDLVFAHPSAFLNTLSSSLLFGMSDRESCEATNMIPKLNSSNIQNLRGSLSLLWPLFGVLCLSHFIETLSCAVQGRPLCAETGMTLFEQSLAFAEADAAVNNQLGWASLPRKSQNLNFPLAGLTESFSLSRAMILSKVNTPPEVLFIAFLSSMTHLSSHVLGIFDAQSKYRLANTGFWGLCFMATIVWSAFEFELGNPSAQSLLRFPTVCIIGFVPHVLVLSGIAVCLLIYGLALILSALAPPSSTSNHTARSWRERLAQAHDNMQANLSLSEIRITREMDFYTALLRTGFAAISMASEAVYLNEDRGVSLQQHTWLEEARFREMEELQRQVVGVGISNSQFDLIGTIGLVPVKDGTMSATSGYGRERAAQRISRGRSERTIRAGTGATERSSRWFLAVEFLLSTGKLTMRVSALATLWAIGRMRIRSQPTWLLWLAQRPKLSTGDKIPRMSHGTISDPSRRLITNERSVSRMETMDVEAEFRRVNASQDEDSLDADLYKYWLSGGWWGSSDESGEYKPDDEDGWDTTSAISVSTIAIEDDGQGMFSHSEDNESATSARPLLKGSWRTPPAADTALDMSNLAKLLHPETTEEREEAQTLSAHLLSDTVMTRSGFRRQEQLRRSRVLRRPGMVVNSGYNHPEARYMRLNPEDEEQILEQILLSRRSHSEFHAHNSTTVRTNSGGEDGANLPCVVCQSAARTIIVWPCRCLSLCDDCRVSLAMNNFDKCVCCRRDVMSFSRIFVP; this comes from the coding sequence ATGACACGGAATGCGCCACTCCTGGAAGACCTCTTCTGGGCTGGACCACGAATTTTCATGAAGCTTGGATCCTACATAACCTTCTCGGACCAAGCGGGTGGTACAGCAGACCGACTAGCATCACCATTGGGTGCTGGCATGCCATCGGACGGCTCGCAGCCGTCCTGGTACAATCTTCTAGAGCCTAACCCTAGTTTTGCTTCAGCGACGAGGATAAGTGTTCCTATTGGGGATTCAAATGTCGACACACCGGCTACACGACTGTCTCTCGATAGTGCGCGAGGTTTGGGCAGCGTATTTGGTTATGCAACTAGCAAGTGGGCTGTCTCGACTATCGCCATGGCTATCATTCTGAACCGCACACATATTTTCGCGGCTACTCGGAGGAGATTGCGATTTCAATGGCATACCAGGTTACTGGTTCGAAGCTTGCCTATTATTCTTCTCGCCTTCCAATCGCTTCATCTGCTTCATTCCATCCAATGTCAGACTTCGCCAAATTTCAATCAACTTCGTTGGGGTCTTGCGAATAAGACATCAGACTTGGTATTTGCGCATCCCAGTGCGTTCTTAAACACCCTGAGTTCCAGTTTACTTTTCGGCATGAGTGACAGAGAGTCATGCGAGGCTACCAACATGATTCCGAAGCTCAATAGTTCCAACATACAAAATCTTCGTGGCTCCTTGAGTTTATTATGGCCATTGTTCGGTGTTTTATGTCTGAGTCACTTTATAGAGACGCTTTCGTGTGCTGTTCAAGGTCGTCCACTTTGCGCCGAAACTGGAATGACACTCTTTGAACAATCACTTGCGTTTGCAGAAGCCGATGCCGCTGTCAATAACCAACTGGGCTGGGCATCTTTGCCTCGCAAGAGTCAAAACTTAAATTTCCCACTAGCTGGTTTAACGGAATCATTTTCCCTGTCTCGAGCCATGATTCTAAGCAAGGTTAACACACCGCCTGAAGTCTTGTTTATCGCCTTTTTATCATCAATGACCCATTTATCCAGCCATGTCCTGGGAATATTCGATGCACAGTCAAAATACAGACTGGCAAATACCGGTTTCTGGGGTCTGTGTTTCATGGCGACCATTGTCTGGAGCGCCTTCGAATTTGAATTAGGAAATCCTTCAGCACAGAGTTTGCTAAGGTTTCCCACGGTGTGTATAATTGGATTTGTTCCCCACGTTCTGGTCCTATCTGGAATTGCGGTCTGCTTGCTGATATACGGTCTGGCACTCATTTTGTCTGCTCTTGCGCCgccatcgtcaacgtcaaACCACACTGCAAGATCTTGGCGAGAAAGACTAGCACAGGCTCATGATAATATGCAAGCAAACCTGTCGTTGTCGGAGATTCGCATAACTCGGGAGATGGACTTTTACACTGCACTCCTCCGGACCGGATttgctgccatcagcatGGCCAGTGAAGCCGTTTATCTCAATGAAGATCGCGGTGTTTCACTCCAGCAGCACACTTGGTTAGAAGAAGCTCGCTTCCGCGAGATGGAGGAATTGCAAAGACAGGTTGTGGGAGTTGGGATATCTAATTCTCAATTTGACCTGATTGGTACTATCGGCCTCGTTCCGGTGAAGGATGGAACTATGTCTGCTACCAGCGGATACGGCCGTGAACGTGCCGCTCAGAGAATTTCCAGAGGACGAAGTGAAAGAACCATTAGAGCAGGCACAGGAGCTACTGAAAGAAGCTCGAGGTGGTTCTTGGCAGTAGAGTTCTTGTTGAGCACCGGCAAGTTGACGATGCGGGTGAGTGCCTTAGCAACCCTCTGGGCCATAGGGAGAATGCGAATAAGGAGTCAGCCAACTTGGCTACTCTGGTTAGCACAACGGCCAAAACTCAGTACTGGGGATAAGATACCACGAATGAGTCATGGCACGATTTCGGACCCTTCCAGACGTTTGATTACCAATGAAAGATCGGTTTCTCGAATGGAGACTATGGATGTCGAAGCTGAGTTTAGGCGCGTCAATGCCAGTCAAGACGAGGACAGCCTTGATGCAGATCTATACAAGTATTGGTTGTCAGGAGGTTGGTGGGGATCCAGTGATGAAAGCGGCGAATATAAGCCggacgacgaagatggcTGGGATACTACGTCTGCTATCTCAGTTTCGACAATAGCCATAGAGGATGACGGTCAAGGCATGTTCTCGCATTCAGAAGACAATGAGAGCGCAACATCCGCGAGACCTTTGTTGAAAGGAAGCTGGCGGACACCGCCCGCTGCGGATACCGCCTTAGACATGAGTAACCTTGCGAAATTGCTACATCCAGAGACCACTGAAGAGCGGGAAGAGGCACAAACGCTCTCTGCTCATCTACTGTCCGATACAGTAATGACGAGATCAGGATTTAGACGCCAGGAGCAACTTCGACGAAGTCGTGTTCTTCGACGACCTGGAATGGTGGTGAACAGCGGTTACAATCATCCGGAGGCCCGATACATGAGGCTGAATCCggaagacgaggagcaaATTTTGGAGCAAATTCTTCTCTCACGTCGCAGCCACAGCGAGTTTCATGCCCATAACTCTACAACCGTACGGACCAATTCAGGTGGCGAGGACGGCGCCAACCTGCCATGCGTGGTTTGCCAAAGTGCAGCCCGAACGATTATTGTTTGGCCATGCCGTTGTCTTAGTTTGTGCGACGATTGTCGCGTGTCACTAGCAATGAACAACTTTGATAAGTGTGTTTGTTGCCGAAGGGATGTTATGAGCTTTAGCCGGATTTTTGTGCCATAA
- a CDS encoding ethyl tert-butyl ether degradation EthD (similar to Metarhizium robertsii ARSEF 23 XP_011411359.1): MSFRKRNTVIQAPAIPSPLRNDCRQLPSGTRPSPLDGRLTTSTGTASLDQLLAGHAGLPLGSSLLIEEPGTTDFGGVSLRYFAAEGLVQGHEVHILGVGQNWRRELPGLVETSEQPVQLDSSSSKMKIAWRYQGLGTQSTKKGKRSIALDLGTGGVAGRATSGSANSGNIFCHTFDLSKRLEANNIHGQLIIHPGPSPTNDTSEDWFSKFVCELRSKLKAVPAVHRVIIPNLLSPTLYPSRLCKPQEILRFLHSLQGLLRQFPAQLAALASLPSSLHPRHSGLCKWMEIMFDGVIELVPLHQPTYVKESPSERSKAQGLVRIHTMPIFHERGGGMEGCWKREEMSFRLTTSHGLDITPFSLPPVGLSEERVSASLPEQPKSEDLDF, from the exons ATGTCTTTTCGCAAAAGAAATACGGTTATTCAAGCTCCAGCGATTCCGTCGCCGTTGCGAAATGACTGCAGGCAACTGCCCTCGGGTACTCGCCCATCACCGTTAGATGGTCGTTTGACGACATCAACTGGTACTGCCTCATTAGATCAACTACTAGCCGGTCACGCGGGACTCCCACTTGGCAGTTCTCTCCTGATTGAGGAACCAGGGACAACTGATTTCGGAGGAGTCTCGCTTCGTTACTTTGCCGCGGAAGGCTTGGTTCAAGGCCACGAGGTTCACATCCTGGGTGTTGGGCAAAATTGGCGCAGAGAGCttcctggtctggtggaaacAAGTGAGCAACCGGTCCAATTGGATTCTTCGTCGAGTAAGATGAAGATAGCATGGCGATACCAGGGCCTCGGAACTCAGTCAACCAAGAAAGGTAAACGAAGCAT AGCATTAGATCTTGGGACTGGAGGCGTGGCCGGGCGTGCCACTTCCGGGAGCGCCAATTCCGGGAACATATTTTGTCACACTTTTGACCTGTCAAAAAGACTAGAGGCAAACAATATTCACGGTCAGCTTATCATACATCCTGGTCCATCACCTACAAACGACACCTCCGAGGACTGGTTCTCGAAATTTGTTTGTGAGCTCCGCTCGAAATTGAAGGCTGTGCCCGCAGTGCACCGGGTTATCATACCAAACCTTCTGTCTCCTACCTTGTATCCCTCCAGGTTATGCAAGCCTCAAGAGATCCTCCGGTTCCTACACAGCTTACAGGGCTTGCTGCGCCAGTTTCCTGCTCAACTGGCTGCCCTAGCTTCACTACCAAGCTCTCTACATCCACGACATTCTGGACTTTGCAAATGGATGGAAATTATGTTTGATGGGGTGATTGAACTTGTTCCtttgcatcaaccaacataTGTGAAAGAAAGCCCATCAGAGCGAAGCAAAGCTCAAGGACTGGTTCGCATTCACACAATGCCGATATTTCATGAACGAGGTGGGGGGATGGAAGGATGCTGGAAGCGAGAAGAAATGTCTTTTCGGCTCACAACTTCGCATGGGCTTGATATAACGCCTTTTAGCTTGCCTCCTGTTGGGTTAAGCGAAGAAAGGGTATCTGCATCACTCCCAGAGCAGCCGAAAAGCGAGGATCTTGACTTCTGA
- a CDS encoding UDP-glucose 4-epimerase Gal10 (similar to Metarhizium robertsii ARSEF 23 XP_007818899.2), whose translation MSSGGGDATLFEESFTVTDYDQSKYDRVARISCTSADSQTVMVLDINMELFPCAVSDSLHVVLSTTLSPDGSKEDDKGWRDVGKGGDAPSTMADLYDYVCYGKIYKFEETYDGNTINAYVSFGGLLMSLQGPIKKLTPLRVDNVYLLIKK comes from the exons ATGTCCAGCGGGGGCGGTGATGCTACACTTTTTGAGGAGAGTTTCACGGTGACCGACTATGACCAATCCAAGTATGATCGGGTTGCTCGTATATCGTGCACATCAGCCGACTCGCAAACGGTAATGGTGCTGGATATCAACATGGAGCTCTTTCCCTGTGCCGTGTCCGATTCCCTACATGTTGTCCTCTCCACAACCTTATCTCCGGATGGTAGTAAGGAGGATGATAAGGGCTGGCGAGATGTTGGCAAGGGAGGAGATGCACCATCCACGATGGCGGACTTGTATGACTATGTTTGTTATGGCAAAATCTACAAATTTGAAGAAACATATGATGGCAACACAAT CAATGCATACGTCTCCTTCGGCGGCCTTCTCATGTCGCTGCAGGGTCCTATTAAGAAGCTCACCCCTCTACGTGTCGACAACGTTTATCTCCTCATAAAGAAATAA
- a CDS encoding 3' exoribonuclease (similar to Metarhizium acridum CQMa 102 XP_007815631.1) has product MSDRRRINGPGGPTNPPIYDEDLSLSPVRNRNDSDARPFYLKTGVTPSASGSAYFEIGQSTGTHGFGMKFTCTVHGPRSLPRSAPFSPHMVLSTHVKYAPFATRYRRGYLRDASERDLSIHLEAALRGAVIVDRWPKSGVDVVVTVVEGDMSRQATIDQGLEDWNTMFVLSGCITVAAAAIADAGIDCVDVVAGGVAALVVNRGNPDEQAIVMDPVVSEHDTVLAACCVAYLPTRNEITNLWYKGSFYTSELTSYQSLVSNAVLASKATGKTMLMSLNEAIPSV; this is encoded by the exons ATGTCTGACCGGCGACGAATTAATGGGCCAGGCGGTCCAACCAACCCTCCTATTTACGATGAGGATCTATCTCTCTCGCCAGTTCGCAATAGAAACGATAGCGATGCTCGACCATTTT ACCTAAAAACAGGCGTAACGCCATCTGCATCGGGCTCAGCCTACTTCGAAATCGGCCAAAGCACAGGAACGCACGGCTTTGGTATGAAATTCACCTGCACGGTACATGGACCTCGGTCTCTTCCACGATCAGCGCCGTTCTCTCCTCACATGGTACTATCCACTCATGTTAAGTATGCGCCGTTTGCCACTCGCTATCGCAGAGGCTATCTCAGAGATGCCAGTGAGCGTGATCTGAGTATACATCTAGAAGCTGCCCTGCGCGGGGCCGTCATTGTCGATCGCTGGCCGAAGAGTGGTGTTGACGTTGTCGTCACGGTAGTGGAGGGCGACATGAGTCGCCAAGCAACCATCGATCAAGGCCTTGAGGACTGGAACACCATGTTTGTACTGAGTGGATGCATTACTGTCGCCGCTGCAGCAATTGCTGACGCTGGAATCGATTgtgttgatgtcgttgcAGGCGGTGTAGCAGCACTCGTTGTGAACAGAGGAAATCCAGATGAGCAAGCAATAGTCATGGACCCTGTTGTCTCCGAACATGATACCGTTCTAGCCGCTTGCTGTGTGGCATATTTGCCCACTCGAAACGAAATTACCAACCTTTGGTACAAAGGGTCGTTTTATACTTCTGAGCTCACCTCATACCAATCTCTGGTGTCGAACGCAGTCCTTGCAAGTAAGGCAACAGGAAAAACAATGTTAATGTCTCTTAATGAGGCAATTCCATCGGTTTGA
- a CDS encoding tRNA-splicing endonuclease subunit sen34 (similar to Metarhizium robertsii ARSEF 23 XP_007818898.1), whose protein sequence is MAPTGDCSGISDVVRISNIAGRYLIFDPEGASLLRRLENTNGTLVGTTPQQPTQNVFLALPVELRSEEAHSLVRKGSAYIIDDVAAHKFALATGMRQTRKLYVNSLRQKKQAAQYAIAERVASKATSSPTAFQETNQIDTTRLSSRSGVGRHPVASNMATNTHDGRTLDNVGCLSLTPLSSNLLLSRGASERSPVVESGMTLSGYLLERRYYMTPGLRFGVQLSVYPGDPLRFHAHFMANEYKWDEPIPILDLVGGGRLATAVKKAFLIGGQQPASSSDPATVCTYSLEWAAM, encoded by the coding sequence ATGGCCCCTACAGGTGACTGCTCGGGCATTTCCGACGTTGTACGAATTTCAAACATCGCTGGACGATATCTGATATTCGACCCGGAGGGAGCCTCTCTTCTCAGGCGGCTGGAGAACACCAATGGTACTCTTGTAGGCACAACACCACAGCAACCAACGCAGAATGTTTTTCTTGCATTGCCTGTGGAGCTCCGCTCTGAGGAAGCCCATAGCCTAGTGCGAAAAGGGTCGGCATACATAATAGACGATGTAGCTGCCCACAAGTTCGCCTTGGCTACAGGGATGCGGCAGACCCGCAAGTTGTATGTTAACTCTCTCCGACAGAAAAAGCAAGCTGCGCAATATGCGATAGCTGAGAGAGTCGCATCGAAAGCAACGTCTTCGCCTACTGCCTTTCAAGAGACGAACCAGATTGATACCACACGTCTATCGTCGAGGAGCGGTGTTGGCAGGCACCCTGTGGCCAGTAACATGGCAACCAATACCCATGACGGCCGAACACTTGACAACGTAGGTTGTTTGTCTTTGACCCCGCTGTCCAGCAATTTGCTTCTTTCGAGAGGGGCATCCGAGCGATCCCCGGTTGTGGAATCTGGCATGACTCTCAGCGGGTATCTCCTGGAAAGACGCTACTATATGACTCCCGGTTTACGATTTGGCGTTCAACTGAGCGTTTATCCTGGCGATCCCCTTCGCTTTCATGCGCATTTCATGGCAAACGAGTACAAATGGGATGAGCCTATACCCATTTTAGACCTTGTCGGGGGTGGGAGGCTAGCTACGGCTGTGAAGAAAGCATTTTTGATTGGTGGacaacagccagccagcagttCCGACCCTGCCACTGTTTGCACGTATAGTCTAGAATGGGCCGCCATGTAA